Part of the Planctomycetota bacterium genome, GGCCAAACTGCACGAGGAGCGGGGCGACAAGGACGACATCACCCTCTGGATCAACCTCGACGAGGCCCAGCGCCTGCTCCACCGCGCCGGCCTGATCCCGCAGGAGCGGGTGATCAACGAGATTCTGGCGCTCAAGTGCGTGTGCGCCGGCGTGGGCATGGAGAAGGTACGGGCCGAGCTGGGGCGCATCCTGCCCGACACCCAGGCCGTCGAGCTCTCCACGCGCGCGCTCGCGCGCGCCGAGCAGCGCGCGGCCGCGGCGGAAGTCGCCCAGCGCGCCATCGAGGCCGAAAAGGCCAACCGCGCCCGCCTGCGGGCCGAGCGCGAACGCTTCGCGGCCTGGCTCGTGCCCCTGGTCGCCCTGGCCGCCACGGTGTGGATCGGCTTCCTCGCCCTCGCCAACGTGCGCGAGCGGCTGCCCGAGATCGGCATCCTGCGAGCCGTGGGGCTGAGGTCGGTGGACGTGTTCGCCCTCTTCCTGGGCAAAGCGGTGCTGATCGGGCTGGCGGGCGCCGTGGCCGGGTACTGCGCCGGGTTCGCCGCCGGAGCGGCCTGGAGCGAAGGCCCCGCCGCGCGCCAGGCCGTCCTGAAGCTCTTCGACGCCGGGCTGCTGGCCTCGGTGCTCGCCGGAGCCCCCGTGCTTTCGGCGCTGGCGAGCTGGGTGCCCGCCTTGCGGGCCGCCCAGCAGGACCCGGCCGTCGTCCTCAGAGACTCCTGATAGAACGGGCAGGGCGCATAGGACCCACAGGGCGTATGGTTTCACGCAATGGCATGACCGCTAGAGGGGCGCCCGTCGTCCTGCCCATCCTCTCGTGGGTCTGGTGCGCGCTGATCGCACCCGCGTGGGGAGGCGACTGGCCTACGTGGCGCTACGATGCCCGCCGCAGCGCGGCGTCGCCCGAGGAGCTGCCGCGCGAGCTCTTCCTCCAATGGGTCAAGCAGCTCCCACCGCTGGAGCCCGCGTGGCCGGACCAGCCGCGCCTGCGCTTCGACGTGGCCTACGAGCCCGTGGTGGCTGGCGGCAGGCTCTTCTTCGGCTCCAGCGCCAACAACAGCGTCACGGCCCTCGATGCGGCCACGGGCGAGGAGAAGTGGCGCGTCTACCTGGACGCCCCCGTGCGCTTCGCCCCGGCGGCCTGGGAGGGCCGGCTGTTCGTCGCCTGCGACGATGGCGCCCTGCACTGCCTCGAGGGGGCGACGGGACGCCTCGTGTGGACATTCCGCGGCGCGCCCTCCGAGCGGCTGGTGCTGGGCAACGGCCGGCTGATCAACCTGTGGGCGGCCCGCGGCGCCCCGGTCGTGCACGAGGGGCGCGTCTACTTCGCCGCGGGCATCTGGCCCTTCGAGGGCGTCTTCCTCTATGCCCTGGACGCGCGGTCCGGCACCGTGGTGTGGGCGAACGACGGCTCGGGAGCCCAGTACACCACCCAGCCGCACTCGAGCCCCGCGTTCGGCGGCGTGGCGCCCCAGGGCTATCTGGCCGTGGCCGGCGACCGCCTGCTGGTGCCGTCGGGTCGAAGCGTGCCCGCATGCTTCGACCTTCACACGGGCAAGCTCCTGTACTTCCACCTGGCCGCCAACCAGAAGCTGGGCGGGTTCCTGGCCGCGGCAAACCGCGAGTTCTTCGCCAACGGCGGCGCGCTCTTCGCCCTCAAGGACGGGCGCACCGTGGCACAGGTGGGCCAGGCGCCCGTGGTCACCGACGACAGGGTGTTTGCCCTGGAGAGGAACGAGTTGTGTGCGTTCGACCTCCAGGGCAGCGGCCGCGAAGGCGACGACCCGACGCGGCGGTTCCGCCGCGGCAAGCCCTCGAAGTCCTGGACGCTGCGACTCAGGGGCCAGTTGCACATCAAAGCGGGCGGGCGGCTCTATGTCGGCGCGAGGAACCTGGTGCAGGCCGTCGAGGCCCCGTCGGCCGGAGGCAAGGCGCGGGTTTCCTGGCAGGCCGCCATCGCCGGCACGCCGGCCTCGATGGTGGCTGCCAACGGCCGGCTTTTCGTGGCCACGCTCGAAGGCCACCTCTACTGCTTCGGGCCGACCGCCACCGGCGTGGCCATGCCCGAGGGGAGCGAAGAGGTGCTGGTGCCCTCGAACGCGCCCTGGAAATGCCTGGATGGCGGCCGGGCGCCCGACCCCGCGTGGAAGACGCAGGGCTTCAACGATGGCGGCTGGAGGCTCGCCTCGCCGGCGCCGAGCAAGCCGCCGGAGCCGGAGGAGCGAGAGGCTCCCGCGCCCGCCCGCAGCAAACGCATCGCCAGCACCTATTTCCGGCACGTGTTTCACGTGGAGCCCGAACGCCGGTATGCGGCCATCGAGCTGGAGGTCCGTGCCGCCGAAGGGGCCGTGGTGCATCTCAACGGCATCGAGGTCTGGCGCTGGCGCGTGCCCTCGGCCGCGGGGTATGGCACCCTGGTCTCGGACCGGGCCCCGGAGGGGATGCCCGAACGAGTGGAACTGGAGCCCAACGCCCTGGTGAGCGGGGCCAACGTCCTCGCCGTCGAGGTCGTCGGGCTCCATTCAAGCTCCGCCGCGCCGGGGTTCGAACTCGAGCTGTTCGCCACCCGGGCCGCGGAGACCAGGCCCCGGCCCACCGAGGCCGCGCCAGACTCGTGGGCGCAGCAGGCGAGCCGCATCCTCCAGGAGAGCGGCGCGCGCGAGGGCTACGGCCTGGTGCTCGGCCTTC contains:
- a CDS encoding FtsX-like permease family protein; the encoded protein is MTLPRLILKELLFRKLSLALALLSVAVAVGCLVAQFTALRAHDAQTDEIIRLKEEATRQEMARLEDDTRKIMKKLGFNVLILPKDQNLDDLYAKDYASKYMPEEYATRLAEAKLIMIQHLLPGLRRKIEWPERQGRVVILVGVRGQVPKLHRDPSELMFQPVPPRSMVVGHQIHKSLGLAEGDRVTLLGGEFTVAKLHEERGDKDDITLWINLDEAQRLLHRAGLIPQERVINEILALKCVCAGVGMEKVRAELGRILPDTQAVELSTRALARAEQRAAAAEVAQRAIEAEKANRARLRAERERFAAWLVPLVALAATVWIGFLALANVRERLPEIGILRAVGLRSVDVFALFLGKAVLIGLAGAVAGYCAGFAAGAAWSEGPAARQAVLKLFDAGLLASVLAGAPVLSALASWVPALRAAQQDPAVVLRDS